The Sphaeramia orbicularis chromosome 18, fSphaOr1.1, whole genome shotgun sequence genome contains a region encoding:
- the cxcl19 gene encoding C-X-C motif chemokine 19, whose amino-acid sequence MKFFILLVFVFGTLSVLINGMPPISKDYNTHCRCLQVESRIIPPDSLMSIKLVPQGPHCPETEVIAGLTSGEKICLNPRSAWVKKLVQFILSKQLHHQGGAPPKNQA is encoded by the exons ATGAAGTTCTTCATCCTGCTGGTGTTTGTGTTCGGGACGCTGTCCGTCCTCATTAACG GCATGCCACCAATCAGCAAGGACTACAACACCCACTGCAGATGTCTGCAGGTGGAGTCCAGAATCATCCCTCCAGACAGTCTGATGAGCATCAAACTGGTTCCTCAAGGGCCTCACTGTCCGGAAACAGAAGTCAT TGCTGGACTCACAAGTGGAGAGAAGATCTGTCTGAACCCCCGGTCAGCCTGGGTGAAGAAACTGGTCCAGTTCATTCTGAGTAAGCAGCTGCATCATCAGGGAGGAGCTCCACCTAAGAATCAAGCATAA